In Streptomyces chartreusis, the following proteins share a genomic window:
- a CDS encoding glycine C-acetyltransferase, with product MFDSVRDDLRATLDEIRAAGLHKPERVIDTPQSATVNVSAGGRPGEVLNFCANNYLGLADHPEVIAAAHQALDRWGYGMASVRFICGTQEVHKELEGRISAFLGQEDTILYSSCFDANGGVFETLLGPEDAVISDALNHASIIDGIRLSKARRFRYANRDLADLEAQLKEAQSARRRLIVTDGVFSMDGYVAPLKDICDLADRYDAMVMVDDSHAVGFVGPGGRGTPELHGVMDRVDIITGTLGKALGGASGGYVAARAEIVALLRQRSRPYLFSNTLAPVIAAASLKVIDLLESADDLRVRLAENTKLFRRRMTEEGFEILPGDHAIAPVMIGDASKAGRLAELLLERGVYVIGFSYPVVPQGQARIRVQLSAAHSTDDVNRAVDAFVSARAELEG from the coding sequence ATGTTCGACTCCGTGCGCGACGACCTGCGCGCCACCCTCGACGAGATCCGCGCCGCCGGCCTGCACAAGCCCGAGCGCGTCATCGACACCCCGCAGTCCGCGACCGTCAACGTCAGCGCGGGCGGCCGCCCCGGCGAGGTCCTCAACTTCTGCGCCAACAACTACCTCGGCCTCGCCGACCACCCCGAGGTCATCGCCGCCGCCCACCAGGCGCTGGACCGCTGGGGCTACGGCATGGCCTCCGTCCGCTTCATCTGCGGCACCCAGGAGGTGCACAAGGAGCTGGAGGGCAGGATCTCGGCGTTCCTCGGCCAGGAGGACACGATCCTGTACTCCTCCTGCTTCGACGCCAACGGAGGCGTGTTCGAGACGCTCCTCGGCCCGGAGGACGCGGTGATCTCCGACGCCCTCAACCACGCGTCGATCATCGACGGCATCCGGCTGTCCAAGGCCCGCCGCTTCCGCTACGCCAACCGTGATCTGGCCGACCTGGAAGCCCAGTTGAAGGAGGCGCAGTCGGCGCGCCGCCGACTGATCGTCACCGACGGCGTCTTCTCCATGGACGGCTACGTGGCGCCGCTGAAGGACATCTGCGACCTCGCCGACCGCTACGACGCGATGGTCATGGTCGACGACTCGCACGCCGTCGGCTTCGTCGGCCCCGGCGGCCGCGGCACGCCCGAGCTGCACGGCGTCATGGACCGCGTCGACATCATCACCGGCACGCTCGGCAAGGCCCTCGGCGGCGCGTCCGGCGGCTATGTGGCGGCCCGCGCCGAGATCGTCGCCCTGCTGCGCCAGCGCTCCCGGCCGTACCTGTTCTCCAACACCCTGGCCCCGGTGATCGCGGCGGCCTCCCTCAAGGTCATCGACCTGCTGGAGTCCGCGGACGACCTGCGCGTCCGCCTCGCCGAGAACACGAAGCTGTTCCGCCGCCGGATGACCGAGGAGGGCTTCGAGATCCTCCCCGGCGACCACGCCATCGCGCCCGTGATGATCGGCGACGCGTCCAAGGCCGGCCGGCTGGCGGAGCTGCTGCTGGAGCGCGGCGTGTACGTGATCGGCTTCTCTTACCCGGTCGTGCCCCAGGGCCAGGCCCGTATCCGCGTCCAGCTGTCCGCCGCGCACTCGACGGACGACGTCAACCGTGCCGTGGACGCCTTCGTCTCGGCCAGGGCCGAACTGGAAGGCTGA
- a CDS encoding LysR family transcriptional regulator, giving the protein MIEARRLHILRAVADHRTVTAAAAALYLTPSAVSQQLAALEQETGHRLVERGAKGVRLTPAGEILLSHTNAVLAQLERAEAELAAYSSGAAGTVTVASFATGIGLVVAPAVARLAETSPGIRIRVQDAEGDASLPMVLDRQVDIAVAVEYRGAPPADDPRLTHVPLYAEPFDAVVPVGHRLADAVEVPLAELAEDTWIGPYPGNPCHDVVVLACENAGFQPRLEHSSDDFRAVVALASADAGVALVPRSALRGMDLTGVVVRPVDGVAPTRRVFAAVRRGAEEHPLIRPVLEALDEAAGE; this is encoded by the coding sequence ATGATCGAAGCGCGGCGGCTCCACATCCTCCGTGCGGTGGCCGACCACCGCACCGTGACGGCGGCTGCCGCCGCGCTGTATCTCACCCCCTCCGCGGTCTCCCAGCAGCTCGCGGCCCTGGAGCAGGAGACCGGCCACCGCCTGGTGGAGCGCGGCGCCAAGGGCGTACGGCTGACCCCGGCAGGCGAGATCCTGCTCAGTCACACCAACGCCGTGCTCGCCCAGCTGGAGCGGGCGGAGGCCGAGCTCGCGGCGTACAGCTCGGGCGCGGCCGGCACGGTCACGGTCGCCTCCTTCGCGACCGGCATCGGCCTGGTCGTCGCGCCCGCGGTGGCCCGCCTCGCCGAGACGTCCCCCGGCATCCGCATCCGCGTACAGGACGCCGAGGGCGACGCCAGCCTGCCGATGGTGCTGGACCGGCAGGTCGACATCGCGGTGGCCGTCGAATATCGCGGGGCACCGCCCGCCGACGACCCGCGCCTGACGCACGTACCGCTGTACGCCGAGCCCTTCGACGCCGTCGTCCCGGTCGGCCACCGGCTGGCCGACGCGGTCGAGGTCCCGCTCGCCGAGCTGGCCGAGGACACCTGGATCGGCCCCTACCCCGGCAACCCCTGCCATGACGTGGTCGTCCTGGCCTGCGAGAACGCCGGTTTCCAGCCCCGCCTCGAACACTCCTCGGACGACTTCCGCGCGGTCGTCGCGCTCGCCTCGGCCGACGCCGGAGTGGCCCTCGTCCCGCGCTCCGCGCTGCGCGGCATGGACCTCACCGGGGTCGTCGTACGGCCCGTGGACGGGGTGGCACCCACGCGCCGGGTCTTCGCGGCCGTGCGCCGAGGAGCGGAGGAGCATCCGCTGATCCGTCCTGTGCTGGAGGCGCTCGACGAGGCGGCCGGGGAGTGA
- a CDS encoding helix-turn-helix domain-containing protein, whose translation MKRPPDGLQAPDAQLDTRLGSRLAALRTERGWSLGELAERSGISRSTLSRAERAEISPTASMLNRLCNVYGRTMSQLLSEVESEPALLVRAAEQPVWEDRSAGFVRRSVSPPHAGLRAELVEGRLVEGADIAYDRPPVPGLEQHVWVLEGTLDVTVQDVEHRLDAGDCLRMRVWGPTRFRCAGPGAVRYALAVVLP comes from the coding sequence ATGAAACGCCCGCCGGATGGCCTCCAAGCTCCCGACGCTCAACTCGACACCCGCCTGGGCTCTCGGCTGGCCGCGCTGCGGACCGAACGCGGCTGGTCTCTGGGCGAGTTGGCGGAACGCAGCGGCATCAGCCGTTCGACGCTCTCCCGGGCCGAGCGGGCGGAGATCAGCCCCACCGCGTCCATGCTCAACCGCCTCTGCAATGTCTACGGCCGCACGATGTCCCAACTGCTCAGCGAGGTCGAGTCCGAGCCCGCCCTGCTGGTGCGGGCGGCCGAGCAGCCGGTGTGGGAGGACCGTTCCGCAGGTTTCGTACGGCGCTCCGTCTCGCCGCCGCACGCCGGGCTGCGCGCCGAACTCGTCGAGGGACGTCTCGTCGAGGGCGCCGACATCGCGTACGACCGGCCGCCCGTGCCGGGGCTGGAGCAGCACGTCTGGGTGCTGGAGGGCACCCTCGACGTCACGGTCCAGGACGTCGAGCACCGCCTCGACGCCGGGGACTGTCTGCGGATGCGGGTGTGGGGGCCGACGCGGTTCCGGTGCGCCGGGCCGGGGGCGGTGCGGTACGCGCTGGCGGTGGTGCTGCCGTGA